In Rhodoligotrophos defluvii, a genomic segment contains:
- a CDS encoding sensor histidine kinase: protein MVAETERDYTIDDDDRASEAEEERDQLAASRSLSLLSPSSLTARIILLNIAGLIILVSGILYFNQFRQGLIDARVQSLIPQAHIIAGAIAASATVDTDSILIDPDRFLDLQSGTPFGSETESRSFEFPINPERAGQILRRLISPTKTRARIYDREGLLVVDSQYLYGRGEILRFDLPPPEGVRENIFATLWHRLNTWLFSNDYPLQKEYGNENGKEFPEITAALNGASVSVVRVNEKHEIVVSVAVPIQRFRAVLGALVLSTQGGDIDEPLRGERRIILFTFLFAALVTVLLSVLLAGTIAEPIKRLAAAAERVRHGVNKRVEIPDFSARRDEIGHLSLALRDMTNALYSRIAAIENFAADVSHELKNPLTSLRSAVETLEYIKSDDQRRRLVAIIKDDVKRLDRLITDISDASRLDAELARAEAEEVDLVELLNMVIGIANETRQDDQAEIVLRIIQPAEHLERPFCVMGHDIRLGQVVRNLLDNARSFSPASSTIRVRLRRIGSEIEICVDDDGPGIRPESMDKIFDRFHTDRPEGSFGQNSGLGLSISKQIVEAHRGRIWAENRYGPGKSLDERPVLGARFIVRLKPIDSDE, encoded by the coding sequence ATGGTAGCGGAGACCGAGCGCGATTATACCATTGATGATGATGATCGCGCTTCGGAAGCGGAAGAAGAGCGCGACCAGCTAGCGGCATCTCGCTCCCTTTCCCTGCTCAGCCCGTCAAGCCTGACAGCCCGAATCATCCTGCTGAACATCGCAGGGCTGATCATCCTCGTTTCAGGCATTCTCTATTTCAACCAGTTCCGTCAGGGCCTGATCGATGCGCGCGTCCAGAGCCTGATACCCCAGGCCCATATCATTGCCGGCGCGATCGCGGCCTCTGCCACGGTCGACACGGATTCCATCCTCATTGACCCGGACAGGTTCCTCGACCTCCAGAGCGGCACCCCCTTCGGCAGCGAGACCGAGAGCCGCAGCTTCGAATTTCCGATCAATCCGGAACGCGCGGGGCAGATCCTGCGGCGGCTGATCTCGCCCACCAAGACCCGGGCACGCATATATGACCGCGAAGGCCTGCTCGTCGTGGATTCGCAGTATCTCTACGGACGTGGCGAGATTCTCCGCTTCGACCTGCCGCCACCGGAGGGCGTTCGCGAGAACATCTTCGCCACCTTGTGGCACAGGTTGAACACTTGGCTGTTCTCGAACGACTACCCTCTCCAGAAGGAGTATGGAAACGAGAACGGCAAGGAATTCCCGGAAATCACCGCGGCGTTGAACGGTGCTTCGGTCAGTGTCGTGCGCGTCAACGAGAAGCACGAGATCGTCGTGTCGGTGGCGGTGCCCATTCAGCGCTTCCGAGCCGTGCTGGGAGCGCTGGTGCTGTCGACTCAAGGTGGCGATATCGATGAACCCCTGCGCGGCGAGCGGCGCATCATCCTGTTCACCTTCCTCTTTGCGGCGCTGGTGACGGTTTTGCTGTCGGTTCTGCTTGCCGGGACCATCGCCGAGCCGATCAAGCGCCTTGCTGCGGCCGCCGAGCGGGTCCGCCACGGCGTCAACAAGCGGGTCGAGATTCCCGACTTCTCCGCCCGCCGTGACGAGATCGGCCACCTCTCCCTCGCGCTGCGCGACATGACCAACGCCCTCTATAGCCGCATTGCCGCCATCGAGAACTTCGCGGCTGACGTGTCGCACGAGCTGAAGAACCCGCTGACCTCCCTGCGCAGCGCCGTCGAGACGCTGGAATACATCAAGAGCGATGATCAGCGCCGGCGCCTGGTGGCGATCATCAAGGACGACGTGAAGCGGCTCGATCGCCTGATCACCGATATTTCGGATGCCTCGCGCCTGGATGCGGAGCTCGCCCGGGCCGAGGCCGAGGAAGTCGATCTGGTCGAGCTGCTCAACATGGTGATCGGCATCGCCAACGAGACGCGGCAGGATGATCAGGCCGAGATCGTGCTGCGCATCATACAGCCCGCCGAGCATCTCGAAAGGCCGTTCTGCGTCATGGGCCACGACATCAGGCTCGGTCAGGTCGTGCGCAACCTGCTCGACAATGCGCGCTCGTTTTCGCCTGCCAGCAGCACCATCCGCGTACGGCTCCGGCGGATTGGCAGCGAGATCGAGATCTGCGTTGACGATGACGGGCCCGGCATCCGCCCGGAGAGCATGGACAAGATCTTTGATCGCTTCCATACTGACCGCCCTGAGGGCTCCTTTGGTCAGAACAGCGGCTTGGGGTTGAGTATCTCCAAGCAGATTGTGGAAGCGCATCGCGGACGGATCTGGGCGGAGAACCGCTACGGCCCCGGCAAAAGCCTCGATGAGCGGCCAGTCCTGGGTGCCCGCTTCATCGTGAGGTTGAAGCCGATCGACAGTGACGAATAG
- a CDS encoding HPr kinase/phosphorylase, with amino-acid sequence MAAGSATSLVHATCVAFEDDGVLILGPSGSGKSDLALRLIDESGSGGGLEPMPCMLVSDDQVVLHRAGDVLVATAPEALRGLIEVRGLGIMPVQQIRDRAVVRLAINFSPHGAVERMPDPALPEIEIAGALVPGLSLSPWEASAPAKVRMAIRSLRRNPSSAT; translated from the coding sequence ATGGCGGCCGGCAGCGCAACGAGCCTCGTGCATGCGACCTGCGTTGCGTTTGAGGACGATGGCGTGCTGATCCTGGGACCGTCGGGATCAGGCAAGTCGGACCTTGCCTTGCGGCTTATCGACGAGAGCGGTTCCGGAGGGGGATTGGAGCCTATGCCTTGCATGCTCGTCAGCGACGACCAGGTCGTTCTGCACCGCGCAGGCGACGTGCTGGTCGCAACGGCACCCGAAGCCTTGCGGGGACTAATCGAGGTGCGCGGACTGGGCATCATGCCCGTTCAGCAGATCAGGGACCGCGCGGTCGTCCGTCTGGCTATCAATTTTTCACCGCATGGCGCGGTAGAGCGGATGCCTGATCCTGCCTTGCCGGAAATCGAGATCGCGGGCGCCTTGGTGCCCGGGCTTAGCCTCTCGCCTTGGGAGGCCTCGGCGCCGGCAAAAGTGCGCATGGCGATCAGGTCGTTGCGCCGAAATCCTTCAAGCGCCACATAG
- a CDS encoding PTS sugar transporter subunit IIA, translating into MIGLVLVTHGRLAAEFRAAMEHVVGPQQQVEAISIGPDDDMEQRRADILAAVGRVDSGQGVILLTDMFGGTPSNLAISTMQSTNVEVIAGVNLPMLIKLARVRAELPIAEAVEQAQDAGRKYINIASRVLSGDT; encoded by the coding sequence ATGATCGGACTGGTACTCGTGACCCACGGCCGGCTGGCAGCGGAATTCCGCGCGGCCATGGAGCACGTCGTTGGTCCCCAACAGCAGGTCGAGGCAATTTCCATCGGCCCGGACGACGATATGGAGCAGCGCCGCGCCGATATTCTTGCGGCCGTGGGCCGGGTCGATTCCGGACAGGGGGTGATCTTGCTGACCGACATGTTCGGCGGCACGCCGTCGAACCTCGCCATCTCGACCATGCAGAGCACCAATGTGGAGGTCATCGCCGGCGTGAACCTGCCCATGCTCATCAAGCTCGCCCGCGTCCGCGCCGAGTTGCCGATTGCGGAAGCGGTCGAACAAGCGCAGGATGCCGGCCGCAAATACATCAATATCGCCAGCCGGGTCCTGTCCGGAGACACCTGA
- a CDS encoding HPr family phosphocarrier protein produces MRTEAGEKPLERELEIVNSRGLHARASAKFVKCADSFDAHVTVTRDGQTVVGTSIMGLMMLAAHPGAKILVTATGPQAKEALDALERLVAAKFHED; encoded by the coding sequence ATGAGAACAGAAGCTGGAGAAAAGCCGCTCGAGCGCGAGCTTGAGATTGTGAACAGCCGGGGCCTTCATGCGCGGGCATCCGCCAAGTTCGTGAAATGCGCGGACAGCTTCGATGCTCATGTCACGGTGACCCGGGACGGGCAGACGGTGGTCGGCACGTCGATCATGGGGCTGATGATGCTGGCGGCTCACCCCGGCGCGAAGATTCTCGTCACCGCCACCGGCCCGCAGGCCAAGGAAGCCTTGGACGCACTGGAACGGCTCGTCGCCGCCAAGTTCCACGAGGATTGA
- a CDS encoding type VI secretion system-associated protein TagO: MVKRFISAFCSFALVCATTLPAYAAWQKLEEDVVTGGSITVMIMTDGTPVTPLHGSETIPTLVIRCYQDKTAIYVRWDGSIHADHAAVQYRTDDGSQHSAGWDLSSSHTATGLFDSASSLPLIKSLLGHHKLALVLAPNSVAPVSTTFDLDDLDQAIKPIREACGW; encoded by the coding sequence ATGGTGAAGCGGTTCATTTCGGCGTTCTGCTCGTTCGCCCTGGTCTGCGCGACCACCCTCCCGGCCTATGCCGCTTGGCAAAAACTGGAGGAGGATGTGGTCACTGGCGGCAGCATTACCGTCATGATCATGACGGATGGCACGCCCGTCACGCCGTTGCATGGCTCGGAGACCATACCGACCCTGGTCATCCGCTGCTACCAGGACAAGACCGCGATCTATGTGCGATGGGACGGCTCCATTCATGCCGACCATGCCGCCGTTCAGTACCGCACCGACGATGGGTCCCAACACTCCGCCGGTTGGGACTTGTCGAGCAGCCATACAGCCACCGGGCTGTTCGACAGCGCGTCCAGCCTTCCGCTGATCAAGTCTCTTCTGGGACATCACAAGCTGGCATTGGTGCTGGCGCCGAACTCGGTCGCGCCGGTAAGCACGACCTTCGATCTCGACGATCTCGATCAGGCGATAAAGCCGATCCGCGAGGCCTGCGGCTGGTAG
- a CDS encoding acetate--CoA ligase family protein, whose product MEARTGHNLARRENIRRLLAPRHLMFAGGERNVEAIEIARRAGFPGRIMVVHPRRKEIAGIPCVPSVKDLDVAPDASFLNIPADATIEMVRELNEIGAGAAVLYAAGFSELPGIGQQRHRALVEAAGDMAIVGPNCFGVVNYVTGASLWNVPYMTDAGPRGAAIIGQSGNVCINLTQNQREVPFSYVISAGNQAVLGFEDYIDVLIDDPNVTAIGLFLEGIRDVPGFAAACARALEKEVPVVAFRVGVSELGAKLAASHTSSLAGQNELYDALFDHLGVMQTTSVPQFLELLKTASLWPKPRGRRLTVFSSSGGDNGMAADYASLAGLELPEPDAAQRAAVQALLPDYGIASNPLDFTAGYWGREDLLTPMFTEMMSRHYDQALLVIDHARPEVIPAPDKAHQAMVRSLASASRATGIPGAVACVNPESMPEVLRRMIIAEGLLPLQGIHDAGPVLGLWTAYAERCRRAEPVQVPFAVAPLDPVRARSLNEHASKTALAAFGLRVPEGRVVSLAELPQVVADMQGPFALKALHDDLLHKTEVGGVVLALADAPAVAAAAREMKARVEQNKPGLSLDRFLIEPMITDAVAELIVGVKRDAQFGLVLVVGAGGILVELLRDAERLLLPTSPQAVETAIRRLKSFKLLDGFRGRPRGDIAGAISAVMSIADYAAANRDTLLELDVNPLMVLPEGRGAVAADALIVSA is encoded by the coding sequence ATGGAAGCGAGGACGGGGCATAATCTTGCCCGGCGGGAGAACATCCGGCGCCTGCTGGCGCCCCGGCACCTGATGTTTGCCGGCGGCGAGCGCAACGTGGAGGCGATCGAGATCGCGCGGCGCGCCGGCTTTCCCGGGCGGATCATGGTGGTGCACCCGCGGCGCAAGGAGATCGCGGGCATTCCCTGCGTGCCCAGCGTGAAGGACCTGGACGTGGCGCCGGATGCGTCCTTTCTCAACATCCCGGCAGATGCGACCATCGAAATGGTGCGTGAGCTCAACGAGATCGGCGCCGGGGCGGCCGTGCTCTATGCCGCGGGGTTTTCGGAGCTGCCGGGCATCGGCCAGCAGCGTCATCGGGCGCTGGTCGAGGCGGCGGGCGACATGGCCATCGTCGGGCCGAACTGCTTCGGCGTCGTGAATTATGTGACCGGCGCCAGCTTGTGGAATGTGCCCTATATGACGGATGCGGGCCCACGCGGCGCCGCCATCATCGGGCAGAGCGGCAATGTCTGCATCAATCTCACACAGAATCAGCGAGAGGTGCCGTTCAGCTATGTGATCAGCGCCGGCAACCAGGCGGTGCTCGGGTTCGAGGACTATATCGACGTCCTGATCGATGATCCCAATGTCACCGCGATCGGATTATTCCTGGAAGGAATCCGCGACGTACCGGGGTTTGCCGCGGCTTGCGCCCGGGCGCTTGAGAAAGAGGTGCCGGTGGTGGCGTTCAGGGTGGGAGTCTCGGAGCTGGGCGCCAAGCTCGCGGCGAGCCACACCAGCTCGCTGGCCGGCCAGAACGAGCTCTATGACGCGCTGTTCGATCATCTCGGCGTGATGCAGACCACGTCGGTGCCGCAGTTCCTGGAGCTTTTGAAGACGGCCTCCCTGTGGCCGAAGCCACGTGGACGAAGGCTCACCGTGTTCTCAAGCTCGGGCGGCGATAACGGGATGGCGGCGGATTATGCCTCGCTTGCCGGGCTCGAGCTGCCGGAGCCCGACGCAGCCCAGCGCGCGGCGGTGCAGGCGCTGCTACCAGACTATGGCATCGCGTCCAATCCGCTGGACTTCACCGCGGGCTATTGGGGACGCGAGGACCTACTGACCCCGATGTTCACGGAGATGATGTCGCGGCACTACGACCAGGCGCTGCTGGTGATCGACCATGCCCGGCCGGAGGTGATACCGGCGCCGGACAAGGCCCATCAGGCCATGGTGCGCTCGCTGGCCTCGGCCAGCCGGGCAACCGGCATTCCCGGCGCAGTGGCGTGCGTGAACCCTGAGTCCATGCCGGAGGTGCTTCGCCGCATGATCATCGCGGAGGGGCTGCTGCCGTTGCAAGGGATCCACGATGCCGGGCCGGTGCTGGGCCTGTGGACCGCTTATGCGGAGCGGTGCCGCCGGGCCGAACCGGTGCAGGTGCCGTTCGCGGTTGCGCCGCTCGATCCTGTTCGGGCACGCAGCCTGAACGAGCATGCGTCCAAGACGGCGCTTGCCGCTTTCGGCCTGCGCGTGCCGGAGGGCCGTGTGGTGAGCCTTGCGGAACTGCCGCAGGTCGTTGCGGATATGCAGGGACCGTTCGCGCTCAAGGCTCTGCACGACGACTTGCTGCACAAGACCGAGGTCGGCGGGGTAGTCCTTGCTCTTGCCGACGCGCCGGCGGTGGCGGCGGCGGCGCGGGAGATGAAGGCTCGTGTGGAGCAGAACAAACCAGGGCTCAGCCTGGACCGTTTCCTGATCGAGCCGATGATCACGGATGCGGTGGCGGAGCTCATCGTCGGGGTGAAGCGCGATGCGCAGTTCGGCCTGGTGCTGGTGGTCGGCGCCGGTGGCATCCTGGTAGAGCTGCTGCGGGATGCGGAGAGGCTGCTGCTGCCGACCTCGCCCCAGGCGGTAGAAACGGCAATCAGGCGGCTCAAGAGCTTCAAGCTGCTCGACGGCTTCCGCGGACGCCCGCGCGGCGATATCGCCGGCGCCATCTCGGCGGTCATGAGCATTGCCGACTATGCGGCAGCCAACCGCGACACTTTGCTCGAGCTCGATGTCAACCCGCTGATGGTGCTGCCGGAAGGGCGCGGAGCAGTCGCCGCGGACGCTCTGATCGTGAGCGCCTGA
- a CDS encoding TetR family transcriptional regulator C-terminal domain-containing protein, translating into MNKPVKLTPTIEARRQDLIRGTIKSIAQLGYTNSTVQSICDAAGLSRGLIGHYFNGKEDLLLQAFRHLANQLDDHMRRALKPVGHDPFRRLLAAAIVSFSEPHARRETAPVWLAFSAVARWNPEMLAVHRELYGRYRRWIERMIQAAAADRGLALDSRVASLTFTQLVDGLWFGWVVEQIYDLEEARHVLCSWVFETFHERPENHADLHDILAAAAPLDLGT; encoded by the coding sequence ATGAATAAGCCGGTCAAGCTGACCCCGACGATCGAAGCGCGTCGGCAGGATCTCATTCGCGGCACGATCAAGTCGATCGCGCAGCTCGGCTATACTAATTCGACGGTGCAGTCGATCTGCGATGCCGCGGGCCTGTCCAGGGGGCTGATCGGCCATTACTTCAACGGCAAGGAAGACCTGCTGCTGCAAGCCTTCCGGCATCTGGCCAACCAGCTTGACGACCATATGCGGCGGGCGCTCAAGCCGGTGGGGCATGACCCGTTCCGGCGGCTGCTTGCGGCGGCCATCGTCAGTTTCAGCGAACCGCACGCCCGGCGGGAGACGGCACCGGTGTGGCTGGCGTTCTCGGCCGTGGCCCGCTGGAACCCCGAAATGCTGGCGGTTCACCGAGAACTCTACGGACGCTACCGCCGCTGGATCGAGCGGATGATCCAGGCTGCCGCGGCCGACCGCGGGCTCGCGCTGGATAGCCGGGTGGCTTCGCTCACCTTCACGCAGCTGGTGGACGGCCTGTGGTTCGGCTGGGTGGTGGAACAGATCTACGACCTGGAAGAGGCGCGCCACGTGCTGTGCTCGTGGGTGTTCGAGACCTTCCACGAACGGCCGGAAAACCATGCCGATCTCCACGACATCCTGGCGGCGGCCGCGCCTCTCGATCTCGGCACCTGA
- a CDS encoding acyl-CoA dehydrogenase family protein has protein sequence MDFSLTFEQQALVEALTAFVEKELYPHEDIVEELRAVPDEIAQDIKRKAREAGFMAMNMPVELGGGGLDYQTLAQVERVMGKPSAALSLLVKRPTQILLACKGDQIQEYLMPCIRGEKLDCFALTEPHAGSDARAIRTSARRDGDDWIINGVKQFISHADAADFIILNAVTGEDETPNGKRKRFTVFLVDRDTPGVTITPMKSICTRGYNPNMIYFEDVRVPNAKILGEEGNGFNFANDWLYSGRVMLAAHCTGRAERVFEMACDWAANRKAFGKTIGEFQGTGFKISDMAMDIRLALLMVQEAAWKMDQGTLTRHEASMVNLFASEMVGRVTDNAVQIFGGMGVMEDFPIQRFWRDARVERIWEGTSEIHRDLIAKDILKQYRH, from the coding sequence GTGGACTTTTCACTGACATTCGAACAGCAGGCGCTGGTCGAGGCGCTGACCGCCTTCGTGGAAAAAGAGCTCTATCCGCACGAGGACATCGTGGAAGAGCTGCGCGCCGTGCCCGACGAGATCGCCCAGGACATCAAGCGCAAGGCCAGGGAAGCAGGCTTCATGGCGATGAACATGCCGGTGGAGCTGGGTGGGGGTGGCCTGGATTATCAGACCCTGGCCCAAGTCGAGCGGGTGATGGGCAAGCCGTCGGCGGCGCTGAGCCTCCTCGTCAAGCGGCCGACCCAGATCCTGCTCGCCTGCAAGGGCGACCAGATCCAGGAATATCTGATGCCCTGCATCAGGGGCGAGAAGCTCGACTGCTTCGCCCTAACGGAGCCGCATGCGGGGTCGGACGCCCGCGCCATCCGTACGTCCGCCCGGCGCGACGGGGACGACTGGATCATCAATGGGGTCAAGCAGTTCATCTCGCATGCGGATGCTGCCGACTTCATCATCTTGAACGCGGTCACCGGCGAGGACGAGACACCCAACGGCAAGCGCAAGCGCTTCACGGTGTTCCTGGTGGACCGCGACACGCCGGGCGTGACCATCACGCCGATGAAGTCGATCTGCACGCGTGGCTACAACCCGAACATGATCTATTTCGAGGACGTGCGGGTGCCCAATGCCAAGATCCTGGGGGAGGAGGGCAATGGCTTCAACTTTGCCAATGACTGGCTCTATTCGGGCCGGGTGATGCTTGCAGCCCACTGCACCGGGCGGGCCGAGCGGGTGTTCGAGATGGCTTGCGACTGGGCAGCCAACCGCAAGGCTTTCGGCAAGACCATCGGCGAGTTCCAGGGCACCGGCTTCAAGATTTCGGACATGGCCATGGACATCCGGCTGGCGTTGCTGATGGTGCAGGAGGCGGCGTGGAAGATGGACCAGGGCACGCTCACCCGGCACGAGGCCTCCATGGTCAACCTGTTCGCGTCCGAGATGGTGGGCCGCGTGACCGACAACGCGGTGCAAATTTTCGGTGGCATGGGTGTGATGGAAGACTTCCCCATTCAACGCTTCTGGCGCGATGCGCGCGTGGAGCGTATTTGGGAGGGGACGTCCGAAATTCACCGGGACCTGATCGCCAAGGACATCCTGAAACAGTACAGGCATTAG
- a CDS encoding enoyl-CoA hydratase/isomerase family protein — MSRFVDVEDRGAVRLIALNRPDVRNAINTAMLLQMRKAVKEAAEAEHLRAIVFTGRGGAFSGGADVKEWADKIKGIDPHPDNNWVEEAIKLVHEVYSLRKPTIAMIDGAAVGAGLDMALACDFRIASSRAKFICAYTRIGYPPDCGGSWLMPRVMGLENAKLFAYTGELYDAEKALETGLVTRVVEPEALEADTMALAEKLASGPTVAIGLAKHLMDSAHKRSLAEQQLLESEYGRICAKTADHEEGLKAANERRAPVFVGR, encoded by the coding sequence ATGTCCAGATTTGTCGATGTGGAAGACCGCGGCGCCGTCCGCCTGATTGCCCTCAACCGGCCCGATGTGCGCAATGCCATCAACACGGCGATGCTGCTGCAGATGCGCAAGGCGGTGAAGGAGGCTGCCGAGGCCGAGCACCTGCGCGCCATCGTGTTCACCGGCCGCGGCGGTGCCTTTTCCGGCGGGGCCGATGTCAAGGAATGGGCCGACAAGATCAAGGGGATCGATCCGCATCCGGACAATAATTGGGTGGAGGAAGCGATCAAGCTGGTGCACGAGGTCTATTCCCTGCGCAAGCCGACCATCGCAATGATCGACGGGGCGGCGGTGGGCGCCGGCCTCGACATGGCACTGGCCTGCGACTTCCGCATCGCCTCCAGCCGGGCCAAGTTCATCTGCGCCTATACCCGCATCGGCTACCCGCCGGATTGCGGCGGCTCATGGCTGATGCCGCGGGTCATGGGGCTCGAGAATGCCAAGCTGTTTGCCTATACGGGCGAGCTCTATGACGCAGAGAAGGCGCTGGAGACCGGGCTGGTGACGCGGGTTGTGGAGCCCGAGGCGCTCGAGGCGGACACCATGGCGCTCGCGGAGAAGCTCGCTTCGGGCCCTACCGTGGCGATCGGCCTGGCCAAGCACCTCATGGATAGCGCGCACAAGCGGTCTCTCGCCGAGCAGCAGCTGCTGGAATCCGAATATGGCCGGATCTGCGCCAAGACGGCGGATCACGAAGAAGGGCTCAAGGCTGCCAATGAGCGGCGCGCTCCGGTTTTCGTCGGCCGCTAG
- a CDS encoding ABC transporter permease has product MPHSNRLWLYGLTALIMLFLIAPTFIVVPMSFSSSNSLMFPPPGFSWRWYQSFFTKPQWQDATMVSVRVSVLTMLLATPIGTAAAYGLHVGQFRLNNLIYGALIAPLMVPVILISIGLYFLYARLDLVNTTAGLVLADTLLAVPFVLVTVAAGLKTYDMSQEMVARSLGASRLWAFLTVTLPQIRYSVISGALLAFIIAFDEVVIAMLISGGEGATLTKRMFSSLRDEVDPTIAAISTLLIVLTTIPPIILHFLANRRKTP; this is encoded by the coding sequence GTGCCCCACAGCAACCGCCTCTGGCTCTACGGTCTCACCGCGCTGATCATGCTGTTCCTGATCGCGCCGACCTTCATCGTGGTGCCGATGTCGTTCTCATCATCCAATTCGCTCATGTTCCCGCCGCCGGGCTTCTCCTGGCGTTGGTATCAGTCGTTCTTCACCAAGCCGCAGTGGCAGGATGCCACCATGGTTTCGGTCAGAGTGAGCGTGCTTACCATGCTGCTGGCAACGCCGATCGGCACGGCGGCGGCTTACGGCCTGCATGTGGGGCAGTTCAGGCTCAACAACCTGATCTATGGCGCGCTGATCGCGCCGCTGATGGTGCCCGTCATCCTGATCTCGATCGGCCTCTATTTCCTCTATGCGCGGCTTGATCTGGTGAACACGACGGCGGGCCTGGTTCTGGCCGACACCCTGCTCGCCGTGCCCTTCGTGCTGGTGACCGTCGCCGCGGGGCTCAAGACTTATGACATGAGCCAGGAGATGGTGGCGCGCAGCCTCGGCGCATCGCGGCTGTGGGCGTTCCTCACGGTGACGCTGCCGCAGATCCGCTATTCCGTGATTTCCGGCGCGCTGCTTGCCTTCATCATCGCCTTCGACGAGGTGGTGATCGCGATGCTCATCTCGGGCGGGGAGGGCGCCACCTTGACCAAGCGGATGTTCTCATCCCTGCGCGATGAGGTGGACCCGACGATCGCGGCCATCTCCACGCTGCTGATCGTGCTGACCACCATTCCGCCGATCATTCTCCACTTCCTGGCGAACCGCCGCAAAACGCCTTGA
- a CDS encoding ABC transporter permease, giving the protein MTSTVLTLPAEAINADGLEADARAERRGLLALCTPGLLIVLFLLCLPVGWLFLLSAVDGEGALTIENYARIWTEGAYLSIFIVTFQISTLVTLICAVLGYPLSYCLSQLPQKWAGLLLLGVLIPFWTSLLVRTYAWLVLLQRRGIVNNFLLDLGLIDQPLRLVHNMTGTVIGMVHVMLPFLVLPLYASMRAIDPGYLRAASNLGASPTRAFWQIFFPLSMPGLVAGLILTFILCLGFYITPAILGGGRVQMIAQRVEASVSLYPTWGPAAALGVVLLVLTVAFLLLSRFILVRLNKRLG; this is encoded by the coding sequence ATGACCAGCACAGTCCTGACCCTCCCTGCAGAGGCGATCAATGCGGACGGCCTCGAGGCGGATGCCCGTGCCGAGCGGCGTGGTCTGCTGGCCCTCTGCACGCCGGGCCTGCTGATCGTGCTCTTCCTGCTGTGCCTTCCCGTGGGCTGGCTGTTTCTGCTCTCGGCGGTGGACGGTGAGGGTGCCCTGACCATCGAGAATTATGCGCGGATCTGGACAGAAGGCGCCTATCTCTCGATCTTCATCGTCACCTTTCAGATCAGCACGCTGGTGACGCTCATCTGCGCCGTGCTCGGCTATCCGCTGTCCTATTGCCTCAGCCAGCTGCCGCAGAAATGGGCGGGCCTGCTGCTGTTGGGCGTGCTGATCCCGTTTTGGACGTCGCTGCTGGTGCGCACCTATGCCTGGCTGGTGCTGCTGCAGCGGCGCGGGATCGTGAACAACTTTTTGCTGGATCTTGGCCTGATCGATCAGCCGCTGCGCCTGGTCCACAACATGACCGGCACGGTGATCGGCATGGTGCATGTGATGCTGCCGTTCCTGGTGCTGCCGCTCTATGCCTCCATGCGGGCGATCGATCCGGGCTACCTGCGCGCGGCCTCCAATCTCGGGGCGTCGCCGACCCGCGCCTTCTGGCAGATCTTCTTCCCGCTCTCGATGCCGGGGCTGGTGGCTGGCCTGATCCTCACCTTCATTCTGTGTCTGGGCTTCTACATCACGCCGGCCATTCTCGGCGGCGGGCGCGTGCAGATGATCGCACAGCGGGTGGAGGCGTCCGTATCGCTCTATCCGACCTGGGGGCCGGCGGCGGCGCTCGGCGTGGTTCTGCTGGTGCTGACGGTGGCCTTTCTGCTGCTGAGCCGCTTCATCCTAGTGCGGCTGAACAAGAGGCTGGGGTAG